In Polaribacter pacificus, the genomic window TCACGCTGGGCATATGATTCCTTTAGAACAACCTTGCAAGCTCAGTGATATCCTCAATCATGAAATATGCACTTAAGATTCAGGAAAGTGCAATCATTTGCACTACTTTAACATTTTTATTGAAAAAAAACACCTATTTATTTAAATAGGTTCTAAATAATTTAAAATTAAATAAAGTTTCTTGTTAAAACTACAGTTTAGCCCTAAATTTGTGCTAATATTTAACTAACAAAAAATGAGCGGAATCTTAAATTCTTCAATAGCTAGAAAGTTTGCAATGGCACTTTCGGCTTTCTTTTTGATGTTTTTCTTATTACAACACTTTGTAATAAACATCACATCTATATTTCCAAACAATGGAAAAACCTTCAACGAATTATCTCATTTTATGGGTACCAACGCACTCATTCAGTATGTCATGCAGCCTGTTTTGATTTTTGGTGTGGTTTTTCATTTTGTAATGGGATTTATCTTAGAAATTAAAAACAACAAAGCGCGTGTTGTAAAGTATGCGAAAAATAACGGTGGAGCAAATTCTACCTGGATGAGCAGGAACATGGTTTGGAGTGGCTTGGCCATTTTAGCTTTTATGGTCTTGCACTTTATTGATTTTTGGATTCCAGAAATCAACACTAAATACATTCAAGGCGATATGTCTGGGATGCACGATGGCTC contains:
- a CDS encoding succinate dehydrogenase cytochrome b subunit, which gives rise to MSGILNSSIARKFAMALSAFFLMFFLLQHFVINITSIFPNNGKTFNELSHFMGTNALIQYVMQPVLIFGVVFHFVMGFILEIKNNKARVVKYAKNNGGANSTWMSRNMVWSGLAILAFMVLHFIDFWIPEINTKYIQGDMSGMHDGSFRYFHELQEKFVSPLRVGAYVVAFVFLALHLLHGFNSAFQSVGANNKYTKGLKTFGKLYAILIPLGFVIIALFHHLNH